The following proteins come from a genomic window of Bradyrhizobium paxllaeri:
- a CDS encoding HlyD family type I secretion periplasmic adaptor subunit — protein MLLVLQFCCFGVWAMAVPLRGAVVAPGVIKVHSKRKAVQHLEGGIVKSIYVRENDHVRAGQLIARLDTTQIEASLGSLETKYFSVLAMEARLAAEEARAQSISFPDELKKSASRASARIAMQTQEAEFAARLAAIENERKMIDQQMLQLTDSIRGLESSTKGVEQQLALLREEISDTSYLLAKGLARKPRVLALKRAEAEASGQVARNSASVAEMRGKMAELEDRRRQLGFNQNQEVAKLRHAAGEEIGDLRHRITALRDQLSRSEMHAPESGKIVGLNSRDLRAVLAPRETLLEIVPTEDRLVIEAALKPIDREEVYAGQTARVRVHALNIRRRPMLDGKVVAVAADALTDAKSGVTSYMAELELDINAPTAAYLPSLLPGMPVEIFIETGERTFAEYLLQPMELRINRAFKEH, from the coding sequence GTGCTGCTCGTTCTGCAGTTCTGCTGCTTCGGGGTCTGGGCGATGGCAGTGCCACTTCGCGGCGCGGTTGTGGCTCCAGGAGTCATAAAAGTTCATTCGAAGCGCAAGGCAGTCCAGCATCTTGAGGGAGGAATAGTAAAATCAATTTACGTCAGGGAAAACGATCACGTCAGGGCCGGCCAACTCATCGCCCGGCTCGACACCACCCAGATTGAAGCAAGCCTCGGCTCGCTGGAGACGAAATATTTTTCGGTCCTGGCGATGGAGGCGCGGCTGGCGGCGGAAGAGGCCCGCGCGCAATCGATCTCATTTCCCGACGAACTGAAGAAAAGCGCAAGCCGTGCATCCGCGCGCATCGCTATGCAAACCCAGGAGGCCGAGTTTGCAGCGCGATTGGCCGCGATCGAGAATGAGCGCAAGATGATCGATCAGCAGATGCTGCAATTGACGGATTCCATCCGCGGCCTCGAAAGCAGCACCAAGGGTGTCGAGCAGCAGCTTGCGCTGTTACGGGAGGAGATCTCCGACACGAGCTATCTCCTGGCAAAAGGTCTTGCTCGAAAGCCACGCGTGTTGGCCCTGAAGCGAGCCGAAGCCGAAGCCAGCGGACAGGTTGCCCGCAACTCGGCATCGGTCGCGGAGATGCGAGGCAAGATGGCGGAGCTCGAGGACAGGCGCCGACAACTGGGCTTCAATCAGAATCAGGAAGTCGCGAAGCTTCGACATGCGGCGGGCGAGGAGATCGGGGACCTGCGGCATCGAATTACTGCTTTGCGCGATCAATTGAGCAGGTCTGAAATGCATGCCCCCGAGAGTGGAAAGATCGTCGGCCTCAACAGCCGGGATCTTAGAGCCGTGCTTGCGCCCCGTGAAACGCTCCTCGAAATCGTGCCGACGGAGGACCGGCTGGTTATCGAGGCAGCATTGAAACCAATCGATCGGGAAGAGGTTTATGCTGGGCAGACCGCGCGCGTGCGCGTTCACGCATTGAATATCCGTCGTAGGCCCATGCTCGATGGGAAAGTTGTCGCCGTGGCGGCAGACGCGCTAACCGACGCCAAGAGTGGCGTGACGTCTTACATGGCAGAATTGGAACTTGATATCAATGCGCCGACCGCCGCGTATCTTCCTTCACTACTGCCCGGAATGCCCGTCGAGATATTTATAGAGACGGGAGAAAGAACCTTTGCCGAATATTTGCTGCAGCCAATGGAATTGCGCATCAACCGCGCGTTTAAGGAGCATTAA
- a CDS encoding helix-turn-helix transcriptional regulator, translated as MEYFGKAVAELFDCASCYVAVKSDTGGSELKEVRIGHAEVDPSCTMTVARIARKGAGADCAFLERVNARTTFVRRLIGSEPGTSGHSVIGRFASRDRSTVVFVAGWRQAALVRAEIPPLARAVRTVWETAHSLAQCSSDRQPDPEIWLEKLASPAFIVDEGLHLHEANRFGRALLEKGELLKVDGGRLVGPSGPVTGSLREAIREALIPRPGQVRLNTTVPLSTERQQFAFAKIGPAPTDRDVGKALVIVPQFDEALGAHRIAAAFGLNWAEERIIARILQFQCPRDIGTDLRLTEATVRTYTKRIMLKLGINRQAEFFLLYHLTQSPFGAGRREKAVAPASSDCRLPCAADKRPLD; from the coding sequence ATGGAATATTTCGGCAAGGCTGTTGCAGAGCTCTTCGATTGCGCCAGTTGCTACGTCGCGGTCAAGTCTGACACGGGCGGCTCGGAGCTCAAAGAAGTCCGAATCGGACATGCCGAAGTCGATCCGTCATGCACCATGACCGTCGCTCGAATTGCCCGCAAGGGCGCCGGTGCAGACTGCGCCTTTCTCGAACGTGTCAATGCGCGCACCACTTTTGTACGAAGATTGATCGGTTCCGAGCCGGGAACGAGTGGTCATTCCGTCATAGGCAGGTTTGCCTCTCGCGACAGGTCAACCGTGGTGTTCGTCGCGGGATGGCGGCAGGCTGCGCTCGTTCGGGCCGAAATTCCTCCTCTCGCGCGCGCGGTGCGTACGGTTTGGGAGACGGCGCATTCCCTCGCGCAATGTTCGTCCGATCGACAGCCGGATCCAGAAATCTGGCTGGAAAAACTGGCTTCGCCTGCCTTCATCGTGGACGAAGGCCTGCATCTCCACGAGGCCAATCGCTTTGGGCGAGCACTGTTGGAAAAGGGCGAGCTCCTAAAGGTGGATGGCGGCAGGCTCGTCGGGCCCAGCGGTCCGGTTACCGGGAGTTTGAGGGAAGCAATCCGGGAGGCATTGATTCCGAGGCCCGGCCAGGTTCGGCTGAATACGACCGTACCCCTCTCCACGGAGCGTCAGCAGTTTGCGTTCGCCAAGATCGGTCCCGCACCAACAGATCGCGACGTTGGGAAAGCGTTGGTTATCGTGCCGCAATTCGACGAAGCGCTGGGTGCGCACCGTATTGCGGCCGCCTTCGGCTTGAATTGGGCCGAAGAGAGGATCATCGCCCGGATTCTTCAGTTCCAATGCCCTCGCGATATCGGTACCGACCTCCGGTTAACCGAGGCGACCGTCAGAACCTACACCAAGCGCATCATGCTGAAGTTGGGTATCAATCGGCAGGCGGAGTTCTTTCTGCTCTATCATCTCACGCAATCCCCGTTTGGTGCCGGCAGGCGAGAGAAGGCCGTCGCCCCGGCGTCGTCGGATTGCCGGCTGCCCTGCGCGGCTGACAAGCGTCCACTGGATTGA
- a CDS encoding M23 family metallopeptidase — translation MVQALMCRVSSSRAIAIVTALGFSSSAIAENIQLGLPIACESGRTCYIQNYTDVDPSASARDYRCGTLTYDGHNGTDFRLPSLASQRAGVEVLASASGRVLRTREAAPDGAFGKSAREAVRDVECGNGVVIEHADHWETQYCHMANGSLLVKPGESVKAGQPLGRVGLSGLTEYPHLHFTVRHKGATVDPFAYGTVSGSCGGGELLWHPALHAQLAYQERTILNAGFANGPVTMELVEDGSAGKELPSASAPAMVAFVRVIGLKAGDAQRLVIEDPTGQAIAENRAALLESNKAQYMLFTGRKRPANGWHRGTYKASYVVERDGRVVLRKELEFIL, via the coding sequence ATGGTCCAAGCCTTGATGTGCCGTGTATCTTCCTCTCGAGCCATCGCCATTGTGACGGCACTTGGCTTCTCTTCCAGCGCGATCGCCGAGAACATTCAATTGGGCCTGCCGATCGCCTGCGAATCCGGCCGGACTTGCTACATCCAGAATTACACCGATGTCGACCCGTCAGCGTCAGCGCGAGACTATAGATGCGGCACCCTGACGTATGACGGTCATAACGGGACGGACTTTCGCTTGCCGTCACTGGCATCGCAGAGGGCCGGCGTGGAAGTCCTCGCTTCCGCAAGCGGCCGCGTTCTTCGCACGCGAGAGGCCGCGCCAGATGGCGCCTTTGGCAAGTCTGCGCGCGAAGCTGTTCGCGACGTCGAATGTGGCAATGGCGTTGTGATCGAACACGCGGATCACTGGGAAACCCAATACTGCCACATGGCCAACGGCAGCTTGCTGGTAAAGCCTGGTGAGTCAGTCAAGGCCGGGCAACCGCTTGGCCGGGTCGGTCTCTCGGGGCTGACTGAATATCCCCATCTGCATTTCACGGTCAGGCATAAGGGAGCGACGGTAGATCCCTTCGCTTACGGTACCGTTTCCGGCTCTTGCGGGGGCGGCGAACTGCTGTGGCATCCCGCACTTCACGCGCAACTTGCGTATCAGGAACGAACCATCCTCAATGCAGGCTTCGCGAACGGTCCGGTGACGATGGAGCTTGTCGAGGATGGAAGCGCGGGCAAGGAATTGCCGTCGGCCAGCGCGCCGGCAATGGTCGCTTTTGTTCGTGTCATCGGCCTGAAGGCGGGCGATGCACAACGGCTCGTCATCGAGGATCCAACCGGACAGGCCATCGCTGAAAATCGAGCGGCGCTACTTGAGAGCAACAAGGCGCAGTACATGTTGTTTACCGGCAGGAAGCGTCCGGCTAACGGCTGGCACCGCGGCACATACAAGGCCAGCTATGTTGTGGAGCGCGACGGCCGGGTCGTTCTGAGGAAGGAGCTGGAATTCATCCTCTAG
- the dapB gene encoding 4-hydroxy-tetrahydrodipicolinate reductase: MADMRLIVAGAGGRMGRALVRVISETPGAVLTGALEAPGSELLGKDAGVLAGLPENGVKLSADLWALSANADAIIDFTIPGATIANVAIAAQRGLVHIIGTTGLSVSDMAVIKSVTSRAVVVQSGNMSLGVNLLAALVKRVAQSLDESFDIEIVEMHHKAKIDAPSGTAFLLGEAAAAGRGVDLHARSARGRDGETGARRPGDIGFASLRGGTVTGDHSVIFAGAMERIELTHRAEDRTMFAMGAVKAALWARGKAPGFYTMTDVLGLTDF, translated from the coding sequence ATGGCCGATATGCGACTGATCGTAGCGGGGGCCGGCGGCCGGATGGGCCGCGCGCTGGTGCGCGTCATTTCGGAAACGCCGGGTGCGGTTCTGACCGGTGCGCTGGAAGCGCCGGGTTCGGAACTTCTGGGCAAGGATGCCGGTGTGCTCGCCGGACTGCCGGAAAACGGCGTCAAACTTTCGGCCGACCTGTGGGCGCTGTCGGCCAACGCCGACGCGATCATTGATTTCACCATTCCTGGCGCCACCATCGCCAATGTCGCCATCGCCGCCCAACGAGGACTGGTCCACATCATCGGCACGACCGGCCTGTCCGTATCAGACATGGCTGTCATCAAGAGCGTCACCTCGCGCGCCGTCGTCGTGCAATCAGGCAATATGAGCCTCGGCGTCAATCTGCTCGCCGCTCTGGTCAAGCGCGTCGCGCAGTCGCTGGATGAAAGTTTCGACATCGAGATCGTCGAAATGCACCACAAGGCCAAGATCGACGCGCCGTCGGGCACAGCCTTCCTGCTCGGCGAAGCCGCCGCCGCCGGCCGCGGCGTCGACCTGCATGCGCGCTCAGCGCGCGGCCGCGACGGCGAGACCGGCGCGCGACGGCCGGGCGATATCGGCTTTGCCTCGCTGCGCGGCGGCACCGTCACCGGCGATCACAGCGTGATCTTCGCGGGCGCCATGGAGCGGATCGAACTGACCCACCGCGCCGAGGATCGCACCATGTTCGCGATGGGTGCCGTCAAGGCCGCACTATGGGCTCGGGGGAAGGCGCCCGGCTTCTACACGATGACCGACGTGCTCGGCCTGACCGACTTCTAA
- a CDS encoding 2,3-bisphosphoglycerate-dependent phosphoglycerate mutase, with protein sequence MSDRLLVLVRHGQSDWNLKNLFTGWKDPDLTEQGIAEAKEAGRKLKAQGLTFDVAFTSDLTRAQHTLKLMLAEIGQTGLPTTKNLALNERDYGDLSGLNKDDARKKWGEDQVLVWRRSYDVPPPGGESLKDTLARALPYYVQEILPGVLRGQRTLVAAHGNSLRALIMVLEKLTPEQILKRELATGVPVIYRLNADSTVATKVDLAA encoded by the coding sequence ATGAGCGATCGTCTTCTCGTGCTCGTGCGGCATGGCCAAAGCGACTGGAATTTGAAGAATCTGTTCACGGGGTGGAAGGATCCTGACCTCACCGAGCAGGGCATTGCCGAAGCCAAGGAGGCCGGCCGCAAATTGAAGGCGCAGGGGCTGACGTTCGACGTTGCCTTCACCTCCGACCTGACCCGCGCCCAGCATACGCTGAAGCTGATGCTCGCCGAGATCGGCCAGACCGGATTGCCGACGACGAAGAACCTCGCGCTGAACGAACGCGACTACGGCGATCTATCCGGGCTCAACAAGGACGACGCCCGCAAGAAATGGGGCGAGGACCAGGTGCTGGTCTGGCGCCGTTCCTATGACGTGCCGCCGCCCGGCGGCGAAAGCCTGAAGGATACGCTGGCGCGCGCGCTGCCTTATTACGTGCAGGAGATTTTGCCCGGCGTGCTGCGCGGACAGCGCACGCTGGTCGCGGCGCACGGCAATTCGCTGCGTGCGCTGATCATGGTGCTGGAGAAGCTGACGCCGGAGCAAATCCTGAAGCGCGAGCTCGCCACCGGCGTACCGGTGATCTACCGGTTGAATGCGGATTCGACGGTCGCGACGAAGGTGGATCTCGCGGCGTAG
- a CDS encoding methylated-DNA--[protein]-cysteine S-methyltransferase, which produces MMISAIHDERLARPGLQSAAQRDYDSVRRAIAFISEHWRTQPTIEAMADAAALTPDELHHLFRRWAGLTPKAFMQALTLDHAKGLLRDSASILDAALDSGLSGPGRLHDLFVTHEAMSPGEWKNGGAGMILRYGFHASPFGTAIVIASDRGLAGLAFADPGQEHVSFADMKRRWPNAVYVEDHDGTVGLAQRIFDTRLWRADQPLRVVLIGTDFEVRVWETLLKIPMGRAVCYSDIATKIKSPKASRAVGAAVGRNPVSFVVPCHRALGKGGALTGYHWGITRKQAMLGWEAGQVGLH; this is translated from the coding sequence ATGATGATATCAGCCATACATGACGAGCGCCTGGCCAGACCGGGCCTCCAGAGCGCCGCGCAGCGCGACTACGATTCCGTGCGCCGCGCCATCGCCTTCATCTCGGAGCACTGGCGCACGCAGCCGACCATCGAAGCGATGGCGGACGCCGCCGCCTTGACGCCGGATGAACTGCACCATCTGTTCCGCCGCTGGGCCGGGCTGACGCCGAAGGCTTTCATGCAGGCGCTGACGCTCGACCACGCCAAGGGCCTGCTGCGCGATTCCGCCAGCATCCTCGATGCCGCGCTCGATTCCGGACTGTCGGGACCCGGCCGGCTGCATGATCTGTTCGTGACCCATGAGGCGATGTCGCCGGGCGAATGGAAGAACGGCGGCGCCGGCATGATCCTGCGCTACGGCTTCCATGCCTCGCCCTTCGGCACCGCCATCGTGATCGCCAGCGACCGCGGGCTGGCAGGCCTCGCGTTCGCCGATCCCGGCCAGGAACACGTCTCCTTCGCCGACATGAAGCGGCGCTGGCCGAACGCTGTCTATGTCGAAGACCACGACGGCACCGTTGGCCTCGCGCAGCGCATCTTCGATACCAGGCTGTGGCGGGCGGACCAGCCGCTGCGCGTGGTCCTGATCGGCACCGATTTCGAGGTTCGGGTGTGGGAGACGCTGCTGAAGATCCCGATGGGCCGCGCGGTCTGCTACTCCGACATCGCCACCAAGATCAAAAGCCCGAAGGCCTCACGCGCAGTTGGCGCAGCCGTCGGCCGCAACCCCGTGTCGTTCGTGGTCCCTTGCCACCGTGCCCTCGGCAAGGGCGGCGCCCTGACCGGCTACCACTGGGGCATCACCCGCAAACAGGCGATGCTCGGCTGGGAAGCGGGACAGGTCGGACTGCACTGA
- a CDS encoding DUF2244 domain-containing protein, with translation MTASNDFDPARDQPTLFSARVTPHRSLNRTGFLVLMAFISAVSFVTGVAFWMMGAWPVFGFFGLDALVIYWAFRVNFRSADATEDIVVTPSELRVRRVSHRGHLIEWSFNPLWVQLEQTGDTEFGIEHLYLVSRGRRVSIGHVLGPDEKASFAKALLSALQTAKRGITYNPVS, from the coding sequence ATGACCGCAAGCAACGACTTTGATCCGGCGCGAGACCAGCCGACCCTGTTTTCGGCGCGGGTCACGCCGCATCGCTCGCTCAATCGAACCGGCTTTCTGGTGCTGATGGCGTTCATCAGCGCGGTAAGCTTTGTCACCGGCGTTGCGTTCTGGATGATGGGCGCATGGCCGGTGTTCGGCTTTTTCGGCCTCGATGCGCTGGTCATCTATTGGGCGTTCCGGGTCAATTTCCGCAGTGCTGATGCCACCGAGGACATCGTGGTGACGCCGTCGGAATTGCGGGTACGGCGGGTCAGTCACCGCGGCCATCTGATCGAATGGTCGTTCAATCCGCTCTGGGTGCAGCTGGAGCAGACCGGCGACACAGAATTCGGGATCGAACACCTTTATCTGGTCTCCCGTGGCCGCCGGGTTTCGATCGGCCACGTCCTTGGGCCAGACGAAAAGGCGAGCTTCGCCAAGGCCTTACTGTCAGCGCTGCAAACCGCCAAGCGCGGCATCACCTACAACCCCGTCTCGTAA
- the nth gene encoding endonuclease III translates to MAKIIRSKSAAKPGAKKAGILSSPGEPAKRAGEPKASKPEASKPKPKPSKSKAWTPAEIHEAFSRFRKANPEPKGELEHLNPYTLLVAVVLSAQATDAGVNKATRALFAVADTPEKMLELGEEKVREYIKTIGLYRNKAKNVIALSEKLIAEFGGEVPRTRAEIESLPGAGRKTANVVLNMAYGEHTMAVDTHVFRVGNRTGLAPGNTPLEVELGLEKVIPSEFMLHAHHWLILHGRYTCLARKPRCEVCLINDLCRWPEKTV, encoded by the coding sequence ATGGCCAAAATCATCCGCTCCAAGAGCGCTGCAAAGCCGGGTGCCAAAAAAGCGGGCATTCTATCCTCGCCCGGCGAACCGGCCAAGAGGGCTGGTGAGCCGAAGGCATCAAAGCCAGAAGCGTCAAAGCCAAAGCCAAAGCCGTCAAAATCAAAAGCCTGGACGCCGGCCGAGATCCATGAGGCTTTCAGCCGCTTTCGCAAGGCCAATCCGGAGCCGAAGGGCGAGCTCGAACATCTCAACCCCTACACGCTGCTGGTGGCGGTGGTGCTGTCGGCGCAGGCGACCGATGCCGGCGTCAACAAGGCGACGCGTGCGCTATTCGCGGTCGCCGACACGCCGGAGAAGATGCTTGAGCTCGGCGAGGAGAAAGTGCGCGAGTATATCAAGACCATCGGGCTCTATCGCAACAAGGCCAAGAACGTCATTGCGCTGTCGGAAAAGCTGATCGCCGAGTTCGGCGGCGAGGTACCGCGCACGCGCGCCGAAATCGAGTCGCTGCCGGGCGCCGGACGCAAGACCGCCAATGTCGTGCTCAACATGGCCTATGGCGAACACACGATGGCGGTGGATACGCATGTGTTTCGTGTCGGCAATCGCACCGGCCTCGCGCCCGGCAACACGCCGCTGGAAGTCGAACTGGGACTGGAGAAGGTGATCCCGTCCGAGTTCATGCTGCACGCCCATCACTGGCTGATCCTGCACGGGCGTTACACGTGTCTGGCCCGCAAGCCACGCTGCGAGGTGTGTCTGATCAATGACCTCTGCCGCTGGCCGGAAAAGACGGTGTGA
- a CDS encoding sulfate transporter family protein — protein MLDAAVKALSQILSPPMRTILWRSIGLALVLITVLAVGLQRLLSWFADYGEGWAEAMLGPGFHTSLHILSWIISIAAGLGVVLGGIFLMPAVTSLIASVFVDDVAEHVEREHYPAERPGDALPLGIAIPEGIKTALLTILVYLIALPFVLFAGAGFIIFFIATAWLLGREYFELAAMRFRSPAEAKAMRKDNAAIVFTAGLFIAAFVSIPIVNLATPVFGMAFMVHMHKRLSGPRPELIEPVRKMPVV, from the coding sequence ATGTTGGACGCCGCCGTCAAGGCGCTATCGCAGATCCTGTCGCCGCCGATGCGCACCATCCTGTGGCGCTCGATCGGGCTGGCGCTGGTGCTGATCACGGTGCTGGCCGTCGGGTTGCAGCGGCTGTTGAGCTGGTTTGCCGATTACGGCGAAGGCTGGGCCGAGGCGATGCTCGGGCCGGGCTTCCACACCTCGCTCCACATCCTGTCCTGGATCATCTCGATCGCGGCCGGGCTTGGCGTCGTGCTCGGCGGCATCTTCCTGATGCCGGCGGTCACCTCGCTGATCGCGAGCGTGTTCGTCGACGATGTCGCCGAGCATGTCGAGCGCGAGCATTATCCGGCGGAGCGACCCGGCGATGCGCTGCCGCTCGGCATCGCGATTCCCGAGGGCATCAAGACCGCGCTGCTGACGATCCTTGTTTACCTGATCGCCCTGCCCTTTGTGCTGTTCGCCGGCGCAGGTTTTATCATTTTCTTCATCGCCACCGCGTGGCTGTTGGGGCGCGAATATTTCGAACTCGCGGCGATGCGCTTCCGCTCGCCGGCGGAAGCCAAGGCGATGCGGAAGGACAATGCGGCGATCGTGTTCACCGCGGGCCTGTTCATCGCGGCCTTCGTGTCGATCCCGATCGTCAATCTGGCGACGCCGGTGTTCGGCATGGCCTTCATGGTCCACATGCACAAGCGGCTGTCAGGCCCGCGGCCGGAGTTGATCGAGCCGGTAAGGAAGATGCCGGTGGTGTGA
- a CDS encoding hydroxymethylglutaryl-CoA lyase → MTRVQELYPDNKIVLREVGLRDGLQLVKAFPSTSAKQRWIRDEYAAGVRHFEVGSFLPAKTFPQFADVRDIVATVASLPGAYGIALTLNERGVNEALASGVAEVATVVSATEEHSQANANRSRESAIANVRRLCELRDASAHKPVVNSAISMALGCSIVGAVDPKEVLRLTEKLFDAGVDMVAIADTVGYAGPKQVGELVAGAVKIAGAKPICIHLHDTRGMGIANASAALDAGARVLDGSLGGLGGCPFAPGATGNVVFEDLVFLCESKGFETGIDIEKLIAVRGILKSEMPGEALYGGLARAGLPRGREKVA, encoded by the coding sequence ATGACCCGTGTCCAGGAACTCTATCCCGACAACAAGATCGTGCTGCGTGAGGTGGGCCTGCGCGACGGCCTGCAGCTCGTGAAGGCGTTTCCATCTACTTCCGCCAAGCAGCGCTGGATCCGCGATGAATATGCCGCCGGCGTGCGCCATTTCGAGGTCGGCTCGTTCCTGCCGGCCAAGACCTTTCCGCAATTCGCCGATGTGCGTGACATCGTCGCGACCGTGGCGTCGCTGCCGGGGGCCTACGGCATCGCGCTGACGCTGAACGAGCGCGGCGTCAACGAGGCGCTGGCCTCTGGCGTGGCTGAAGTGGCGACGGTGGTCTCGGCGACCGAGGAGCACAGCCAGGCCAACGCCAACCGCTCGCGTGAGTCGGCAATCGCCAACGTCAGGCGGCTCTGCGAGCTGCGGGACGCCAGCGCGCACAAGCCGGTGGTGAACTCCGCGATCTCGATGGCGCTGGGCTGTTCGATCGTGGGCGCGGTGGACCCAAAGGAAGTGTTGCGGCTGACGGAAAAGCTGTTCGACGCCGGCGTTGACATGGTCGCGATCGCCGACACGGTCGGCTATGCCGGGCCAAAGCAGGTCGGTGAACTCGTCGCAGGGGCGGTGAAGATCGCAGGCGCAAAACCGATCTGTATCCACCTGCATGACACCCGCGGCATGGGCATCGCCAACGCTTCCGCCGCCCTCGATGCCGGGGCGCGCGTGCTCGATGGATCGCTCGGCGGCCTCGGCGGCTGCCCGTTCGCGCCGGGCGCGACGGGGAACGTCGTGTTCGAGGATCTTGTGTTCCTGTGCGAGAGCAAGGGTTTTGAGACCGGCATCGATATCGAGAAACTGATTGCGGTGCGCGGAATCTTGAAATCGGAAATGCCTGGCGAGGCGCTGTACGGCGGACTAGCGCGCGCCGGATTGCCGCGCGGGAGGGAGAAGGTGGCATAA